Within Dreissena polymorpha isolate Duluth1 chromosome 13, UMN_Dpol_1.0, whole genome shotgun sequence, the genomic segment CGCTGCAGTAACGTTGGGTCGACGTGAAGCCTTGACGTGGCCATCTCCCACTTGCTCCACGCCTTGGCACACTCTGTCCTGACGTTCTCATCCTCACAGGTCAGCCTGCGATGGTACGCACCCATCAGGTCACCCCTCTCCACCTGCAGGACAAAGGAGGTgaaaaacaacacttaaataCAAGCAACGTCAACAATTTAGGAAACTAAAGTGAAATTTAAGCAACCACTTTGATGTAGGAAAATAAAACCACGTAAATTGCTGACTTACATTTTACCTTAATCTTCatgatttttaatttaacatcTAGAAACTTTGAAATGTTCATCAGATTTTGATACATTGATATAAGcctagctctgtgaaaaagggggtttaacacatgtgcgtaaagtgccatcccagattagcctgtgcagtctgcacaggctaatcagggatgacacttcatgctgttatgatattttttgttttaagaaagtctatttctttgcaaaaatttagtttaggcgtaaagtgtcgtccctgattatcctgtgcagactgaacaggctaatctgggacgtcactttacgcacatgcgtataacctccttttcacagagggCAGCTCATGTATTGTTACAGAGTTTTCTACAGATGCCTTATAAGATCAAGTGAATTTAATTAAACCTTGTTCTAGAAAAAAACTAGCTAAATAAAGGGTGGCATAAGTTATACAGTTTTTTCTGTTCAATTAACCAACTTATTCgattatccgatattcaattaagtggaatctactgtattAGCCTTTGCAGCTGTTCTTACCTCTGGGATTGGCTTTACATATTCATCCATGGCATCTGGGAAACAATAGCTGGCCCCTTCTTGGTAAAACCATAGCAACTCCTTCCTAAAAATAGCAGTATTCTTAACGAAAAACTCAATAGTCTTCTGGACCAAGATTTGTCACACAATTGGGTGTTAACTTCAGTACACTACTATCATTGTAAACTTTTTGAATCTTATACTTGCTATCCAACTGTTGTGGGCAAGATGCCATGACCAATGCCAATGATGCTTGGGATTTTCAAATAAGCTGCAACATACAAATATTTCAACTGTGATCGTAGAGTGACCTTACAATGTAAGATGAATGGTGAAGTTACAATCCTGACAAGCTGTCGCAGAGGaaagtttgacctttgacctcttaatgtgaccttgatttttgagGTAGGGATACAAGTTGTTCATGCAACTTGTCATCTCCTTATAGTGGTCATTTGtgataaattattttcaaattgaatGATGAATAACAAAGCTACAGTCCGGACAAACTGTTTTAAGccaaatttgatctttgacctctaagtgtgaccttgacctttgagatagagACATGGGTATTATACTTGACACATGTACTGGTCATGTACATAATACcagcctgtacgtaaaaaatgaccacctgtgtttaatcattttcatgatctaaacacacatattttgattatttttttaacaatcgacttgaaaaccaaccctactctcaatattttgcaaattaaagatgcatatcactgtaaacgtctgcattaaaatgtctaaaaaatAAGACGTAAAATTTCTCACATGGAAAAAGTGACGTCATCATCCATAGagaaaattatattcatataagaaacaaatatatttgatgaaattattattatttctatctgataaactttaattaaggtattttcaattaattgtataaaacctatatttaaaacataaaaatcaggacctaaataaaaacttttaatatattaattacctcccttgataagaatattaataggttccacgttgtaaaattaaatataagccTTTACTAAAAATCAACACTAAAGTCAACTTTTTAgacaaaatgtttttacttcCTTAGCTATGTTAGAAAAAGTTgataaaaactattaaaaataaatattttttttatgaatttgcagtTCCCTATTAAAAGTgcctgtttatatttattaaaataggtagggggagtaactggtttaatcatgttgcatatattttaagtttcaagtcgaaaaattttgtttgtgtaaaactttattaatactcttaaaatggggacatttgtctaaagatattgctttgtaattgtacctgcagattaaactgaaaagtggacgattttttaggtacaatagCCCTACGAAAATTGATAGTTAATATGTCATTAATTACTGTtgataaaagtaacatacactgatctaattcttttgaaattttcatgctaggggtgttttgaacccaggattatatatgtgaattttagtttcaaccagttgcctaaaacaaaagattttgttaaaatagtcccaaaagtggccggaattacgtacaagACCAGTACTTCAAAGTACGGTTGCAAAAGCAAATCTCAGCACAGAAATAATATGGTATCAAATTTATACAAACAGCCCATTAACAATAGATCTACTAAAACTGAAAAAAGGTCTGTAAATCAATAACTATAATGTCTAAGTTTTTCTTCTCTAATTAATGTATCTTTTAAAGTTTTTGTCTCACATACAATAAACTCAAACCAGTATGATGATTTTCACTGAAAAGCCCTGCTTTATTTATATCAACACCACTTAAGACAAGTGCCCTCACAAGGTCATGTGTTCTAGTATGAAAGTAATTCAGCAGGATTTCAATGAAAGCTTAATGTTATTCAAGACACtatcaagtccgtttcctgggaagaaccagttctttgtttttgttttttaagcaaTAATCTTGAGAATGCTCCCAGAGTGTAGATCGAACCTTGGACTTCCTGGTCACTAtatggacaccatatccaccacgcCACTGTGACCTCTAGTGTTCTGGTGGGATTAAGGCTAGCAACAATGCCATCCGAGTGACCTTACACAACTGATGTCAAGATTGGAACAAAAGTGACGTCTCCATCACAAACAAACTTTGATTACGATGGCAGACAATCAAGGCTGTAGAGGTCACCTATAGCAATAGCTTGCCAAGAAGAAAATCACCATGCACTTTTTTGTACTCAGGCGAGTCAAACAATACCAAATGATACATCCACTAGCGTGCTGTACCGTCTGAGTGTGAAGATGCCCCTCAAGATCAAGGCCTTGACCCGGTCTGGATGTTTCTCAGCGTACGTCAGGGCTAGTGTTGACCCCCAACTGCCCCCAAACACGACCCACTTCTCGATGGCCAGCTCCTCCCTCAGTCTCTCAATGTCCGCTATCAGGTGCCATGTCGTGTTGTCCTGAAAACAGTCTAAAAGTGGGTATTCAAGACTAGTTCttggttataaaatataatattttatcaaccACTTGATAATCAGTTGTGTTTTGTTACTTATTGCATTATAACAAAGgactgtgtttttttatttaaaaaattcagcAACTTAAGATTCAGTGATATTGTTGCAGCTAGTGTTGGCTTATTAACAGTCAATGCATGGTATACGTTCTTACAGTTAAAACTTAACATCATAATGCCAGACAGAAAACTGACCTTTTATACTATATTTGAAGTCAAATCaagtttttgtatatttaataccaaagaaataataaaattataacatgtTGGGTAAACACAAGGTTGTTGCTGATATTACATATTTTTACTAGGGATGGCAATGGTTATttggttaaccggttatccgtttcttaaggaggttaaccggttacaaaaataatattcggttactcttgaagaaaacacaatttttggttgatcacatttgcatatacatgtttataaagtATACGTTTTTcagatgtatttttttcatttatgtggTACAACAACAGttggttaaccggttaaccgctcgaatatcTAAACAGGTTAACCGGCtacggatttgcttaggtttgATATCCCCAATTTTTACCATTGAGTCAACTTTGTTgtctaaacctatttattttagcttgattgaatcgaaagcctcaggcttattgaaatgctctgtTTCCTGGGGAAAAACCAGAACtttgtgtctttggggaagatctaaagaaagctcccacaTTATGGATTGGACCCTAGACCTCCCAGTCACTAGGGTGACACCTATTCCACTATGCATCAACTTGACTTGATTACCTTGAGTTCAGCTGCAGGTGTTGACTTGCCGGCCCCCCGCTGGTCCATCAGTATGATCCTGTACACAGCCGGGTCAAAGAATGTCCTGTCTCTTGGAGATATACCTCCACCTGGGCCCCCATGTCTGTGTGTAAACAACATGGCAGTAATAAAGAAAGAACAAGAtgctgctttaaccctttcagtgctggaaccgaattttaaagtcctttgcaaacagtttggatccagatgagacgccacagaacgtggcgtctcatcaggatccaaactgtttgctattctgatagttttctttgaaaaaaatcgaagaaaatgcttattttagaaattcagcagacaacattttagcagacgacaaatttcccagcatgcaaagggttaaataaaccTTGATGCCTCCTGGTGAAAGCCTCGTCAGTATTGAATCACTGGCCCATTTGAATAAGTCTTATTTtacaattaaagggaccttttcacattttggtaaattgataaaataaaaaaaactgttttcgattcgcaaattttcattgcagttatgataattgtgaggaaaaagtagtactgaacatttaccatgctcaaaaatatctattatatgcatcttttgacgatttaaaatactgaaaattataaagcgttgcaacacgaaacgattgaattatttggagagttctgttgttttggTTATAGTTTGGGACACTATGAGAAttggttatataaagtataaaatacatcactgattgtatgagcacagatggccgagtggtctaagcgttagacttttactccaggggtcaatggttcgagccccgttgagggttacttttgtttgtttctttaattttattctcgtttttactggagctttccagatccaatatttacatttatcaatataaagcatataatgacaaacttgaattatctgccaaaatctgtgaaaaggtccctttaaggtagcgcacctctaatgggcacatatccaaatataatctaattaattattatcagcatcattttactaactacatgcaaatttgtaggtaggctttccatgctttttaaaaaaatataccgattttttcaaaaccacccccacgctcggcttttgtccaatttattttcacccctggggtatataaaagttccataattcattcaaatttccaaatacgggcatgcagttggtgtgtacagatgctgtaaaggtgtttaaagtttaaacaagatgaaataagtattcttttacagacatttattttttacaaatttttatctatggaagagcgccatgaaatgtaagtgatttcagccaagtaaaaattgggtcggttaaaaacaaagtgtcataaaattcaaaatagtatcatttaagtcatattttaaacttagtttttatagaaacaccatatacagcaaaaataccaagaaatagacagatt encodes:
- the LOC127855430 gene encoding probable proline iminopeptidase isoform X1, with translation MRFRFIIKLNRTLTLTYCRKMASSVESTGSNRAMYPDIEPFQTGMLIVSDLHTLYYEQCGNKDGNPVIFLHGGPGGGISPRDRTFFDPAVYRIILMDQRGAGKSTPAAELKDNTTWHLIADIERLREELAIEKWVVFGGSWGSTLALTYAEKHPDRVKALILRGIFTLRRKELLWFYQEGASYCFPDAMDEYVKPIPEVERGDLMGAYHRRLTCEDENVRTECAKAWSKWEMATSRLHVDPTLLQRAEEDSWALQFARIECHYFVNGGWFETEGWILDNVDKIRHIPTTIVQGRYDMVCPAVTAWDLHKAFPEAEFHWVPDAGHSNKEPGTQSKLLDACDKYKHL
- the LOC127855430 gene encoding probable proline iminopeptidase isoform X2, yielding MASSVESTGSNRAMYPDIEPFQTGMLIVSDLHTLYYEQCGNKDGNPVIFLHGGPGGGISPRDRTFFDPAVYRIILMDQRGAGKSTPAAELKDNTTWHLIADIERLREELAIEKWVVFGGSWGSTLALTYAEKHPDRVKALILRGIFTLRRKELLWFYQEGASYCFPDAMDEYVKPIPEVERGDLMGAYHRRLTCEDENVRTECAKAWSKWEMATSRLHVDPTLLQRAEEDSWALQFARIECHYFVNGGWFETEGWILDNVDKIRHIPTTIVQGRYDMVCPAVTAWDLHKAFPEAEFHWVPDAGHSNKEPGTQSKLLDACDKYKHL